From the Clostridium putrefaciens genome, one window contains:
- the rimM gene encoding ribosome maturation factor RimM (Essential for efficient processing of 16S rRNA) produces the protein MEDYLSVGQISKPHGVKGEVKVIPLTDDMKRFRKLKNVYVDGNEKTIVWCKMQVDRVILKIEGIDTMEGAESLRNKYIQIKREEAVRLPKDSYFVTDLLSCTVYDTLENKIGKIYDVIKTGSNDVYWIKDEKEVLIPALKDIVLDVDIDSHKIIIRPIKEWQYED, from the coding sequence GTGGAAGATTATTTATCCGTAGGTCAAATAAGTAAACCTCATGGGGTAAAAGGGGAAGTTAAAGTAATTCCTCTAACAGATGATATGAAGAGATTTAGGAAATTGAAAAATGTATATGTAGATGGAAATGAGAAAACTATAGTTTGGTGTAAGATGCAAGTTGATAGGGTTATACTTAAAATAGAAGGTATTGATACTATGGAAGGTGCAGAAAGTTTAAGAAATAAATATATCCAAATAAAAAGGGAAGAAGCAGTTAGACTTCCAAAAGACAGTTATTTTGTGACAGACTTATTATCCTGTACAGTATATGATACATTAGAAAACAAAATAGGAAAGATATATGATGTAATTAAAACAGGTAGCAATGATGTATATTGGATTAAAGATGAAAAAGAGGTTTTGATACCAGCCTTAAAAGATATAGTACTTGATGTAGATATAGATTCTCATAAGATTATTATAAGACCTATAAAGGAGTGGCAATATGAAGATTGA
- a CDS encoding KH domain-containing protein: MKELVEIIAKSLVDNPEMVQVSEVTGEQSIILELKVAEGDMGKVIGKQGRIAKAIRTVVKAAAIKENKRVIVEII, from the coding sequence ATGAAAGAATTAGTTGAAATAATAGCTAAATCATTAGTTGATAATCCTGAGATGGTACAAGTAAGTGAAGTAACTGGAGAGCAATCTATAATTTTAGAATTAAAAGTTGCCGAAGGTGATATGGGAAAAGTTATAGGGAAACAAGGTCGCATAGCAAAAGCTATAAGAACCGTTGTAAAAGCCGCAGCAATTAAAGAAAATAAAAGAGTAATTGTTGAAATTATATAA